The sequence below is a genomic window from Bactrocera neohumeralis isolate Rockhampton chromosome 4, APGP_CSIRO_Bneo_wtdbg2-racon-allhic-juicebox.fasta_v2, whole genome shotgun sequence.
CATATTATTGGTATAATGTAATGTAGGATAGGCTTCAAATTCGACATAGAATTGTGATATAGCGAGAAAAGTAGAAGTAAGGCGCACAAAACTAAAATTCCAATTTAGACAATTTGTTACGTGGTGTAAGACAATTTTTAATCTTTGTAGTTATATCGCGGTTTTGATTTTATCAAagattcagcaaaattaaaGTAAAGCGTATGGCACACTGCGTCCAATGTTCGGTCAACATATTCATTCAGCAGAGTCGGTTATTCGAGCAACCATGGATCGGTCCTACCCTACGTTTAGTCTAGTGGATAATGCGCTGTGGAACAGAGTATCGAAGAGGACGCAAATGAGTCCAACCGCCATTGGGCACAGCAATTTGTGGATAATTTTTTGGAAGGATCTTGGTTTGCAGTCTTACAAGCCAAACAACGATAAAACGCGAAGTAAGTTCGGTGAAATAGCCacacaagaaaatttttgtgcagcgatgaagctcacttttggttaAATGGGcacattaataaacaaaattctcGCTTCGAATGATGATAATCCtccacaagccattgttgagagGTCTGCTTTATGAGTAGAGggaatcattggttcatatttcttcaaaagtaaagtaaaatcaatttattgacattttttgtgaGCGCATTATCTCGCGTTGTGGGCCTGTGGCGTGGCCTCAAAGGTCGTGCGACATACGACTCCTATTAATACGAAAATTGGGCCTCTTCACTGGAATTTAATCATTaatcaaaatcatttttaaagcataatgacaaaaatttatctcataataaaactaaattcttGGTCACATATGTGTtgtatttcttcttgaaaaccacatgtctGAAAAACACCttttattgttttgaattttatcCCTAATAGTACTGGAATACTAATAGTAACGGATAATCCAAGTAAaggaacttttttcaatagccttttttatccgcctgaacaacgtttacaaatcgttcaactttttacgaaaaatcacgttctgtaaagaattgTTTCGCGCGATTCACTCAAcgtcaacataatcggcataCTGAGCGTTCTATTGTGAGACCCAGCATTcgttattgaataatattcgaccgaatagaccacgttcagcacaCAGTGAAGCAGCTGTAGTTTAAAGTGTACACgtagaccgtggagagtcaattCGGTGCCGTTCGTAGCAATTCGGACAGCCGTAttgaacgacttggcgcattttacgtctagatcttaaattgaaagtggaCAAAATATAGCTTGCGTCTAAGAACTAAAGCCACTcaaccttcccaagtgacatcgctttgctttattggctcttgaaaaattccaagaagatccgacgttgatgttaatttcacgttttgggtcagtcgattggtcaccaagatcgtgtgatatcacacctttagactttttcctgtgagaatatgtaaagtctaaggtctatgcggacaatctcgcttcgattcaagccttggagcaaaaaagtgtccagtcaaaatgctcgaaccaACCATCAAAAATTAGACTGAACACATTGACGTAGCCCCGGCCAACTTTTGAAAAAGAtggtcttcaaaaaataaatgtctaaGAATGTTGTGTCGaatcataataataaacattctccaataaattttaaatttctgtgtTCTTTCATTAAATAACTCAGAGGGGCTTAACTGGAGTACTGTCAGAAACCTGGTTTTCGATTTTATTCATGCTCAGAAGTTCATCGAGAATGTTTGAGGCAGCAAGATATCACAGTTGCCGGTTATAGTTTTCGATTGTGAGATCGTTTGGAATACTTTTTGCTTAAACCAGTTCCATTATCGgttttgaaaactcaaacgaTTGATTTCTTGCTTAAAAATGTCATGTACTTCAGATTATGAAGGATTTCACACGCATTGTAGTTTCTAATTAGAAAATGCCCAACCTTACCAAGTTTTAGATTATAAGCATTTATTGAACCTCAACACATTGCATATAACTCCAAAGTCTAcaaaaatttctcttttttatttcttccagATCTTGGGTATCCTGGTGGTAGTTTTCGGTGGTCTTGGCTGGGGCGCTATGCCACAGAGCTATGCCATCGGCTTCATTACTATGGGTGGTGTCATCTTATTCATATCATTCTTCGGCTGCTTCGGCACAATGCGCGAATCGGCGCGCCTTTTGTGGAcggtaaaagaaattattatttctatgtttataaattttttaataccactaattttatatatttataaagtatGCCACCTGCATCTTCGTGCTGATCATTGTAATAGTTGCGTTCATTTGTTTGAGCACGCGCGATGTTTTCAAGCGCTACGCCATGGAAGGCGTAGAGGAGCAATGGCGCAAGGAGCTGCTGCAACCGGGTTCCATGGACACAGTGCAGTCGGTGGTATGTACAATAATAGTGGTTGCAtttatcatacatatatgtatgtatttcatttaattatttttcttaaagtaTGCCTGCTGTGGCCTTAACTCTGCTGAGGATTACATACGCATTGCACGCGCCCCACCCGCCAGTTGCTGCAAGGAATCGAATTGCATAAATCCCTTGAATCTCTACCTCACAGGTTGTTTGCCTAAGGTTGAAGAAGCTTTCGCCGATGAGGCCACTGTTACGGCATACCAGCAGTATGGCTTGTTGGCCTTTGGTGTGAGTATAACGCAGCTTTCAtgtcaagtattttttaaataaatttatttgcagtGCCTCATTCTGCTTTTGACGGTCATACTGGCAATACATTATCAGAATCGCAAAAGGCGTTTTAGTTACTAAGCTTTTGTCTAGTTAATGTGAAAGCTTATAAGCATTTGAGTCTCACTTGTGTAGCTTTTAATGAATTGTGAAacgattttattataaataacgtttttattacatttaaatttaaattagatatttgcatttaatattaataacagTTTAGCTTTCAATGAATGCTTTTATGCAATGTCACATGTACCTCCAAGCCAATCGAATAAATAACTCTAATATAATTATTGTACAGTGTtagataatatatatttaaaaatatatttacatatttatttgcaaccCAGTggattttattttgcattaacaTTTTGAAAAGTGTGTGGAAAAATAAAGAAGTTGAAAGAATgctcttttatatttaaactacgACTTTGTAAAGGGCATTTTCCAGAGCtacaaagtacaacaaaaatgcaagcGGTTGGGTTCAGTGTATCGAACCACTCAGAAAATTCTTGTACCGGTT
It includes:
- the LOC126757112 gene encoding protein late bloomer-like isoform X1, coding for MSCATGTLKYALFLLNMLWAILGILVVVFGGLGWGAMPQSYAIGFITMGGVILFISFFGCFGTMRESARLLWTYATCIFVLIIVIVAFICLSTRDVFKRYAMEGVEEQWRKELLQPGSMDTVQSVYACCGLNSAEDYIRIARAPPASCCKESNCINPLNLYLTGCLPKVEEAFADEATVTAYQQYGLLAFGCLILLLTVILAIHYQNRKRRFSY
- the LOC126757112 gene encoding protein late bloomer-like isoform X2; this encodes MPQSYAIGFITMGGVILFISFFGCFGTMRESARLLWTYATCIFVLIIVIVAFICLSTRDVFKRYAMEGVEEQWRKELLQPGSMDTVQSVYACCGLNSAEDYIRIARAPPASCCKESNCINPLNLYLTGCLPKVEEAFADEATVTAYQQYGLLAFGCLILLLTVILAIHYQNRKRRFSY